A segment of the Dermacentor andersoni chromosome 5, qqDerAnde1_hic_scaffold, whole genome shotgun sequence genome:
AAGGCCGTTCCAGGCGTCATTAGCTGCCGCCTAAAATCCACACATTTTTGTGCAGAAACACAGAATCGTCTAACTACTCTGCCTTTAGGAACGTCATCCGCTCTTGAAAAATGTAACCAGTTGCAGTCAAATTTTCTTCGCTGCGTCCGCTTGTGGCTGCTATATCAAGAATACTTTTGGTAACTGAAGACAGTCTAGCGAAGTTTTGTGTGCCAGCCTTCCACCATTCGAGCAAGTTTCGTCCGCCCTGAACGCCATTGCGATGCGAATATTTGTCTAACTCTTCGTCATGTTATTCTGACTCTGTTCCATCTTGACACTCTTGGAATTAGTCCTTTGACGCTACTTGCACTAGGCTAATATGCCAGCTCTGCTCGGACGTCGGGCTGTCAGTCTCTAGCCTGAACACGAAGGTCACCTTTAGGACTCCAGGCATCTATAAGCTGAAAAGTTTGACCAAATTTTTCCAGTGTCGTGAACAGTGGGTGACCGTTAGTACAGTTTTTGAGCGTAAGCTGTTACGGGCTCactccaatagccgtttcggttggcgatgttgtccgccgcAGCTACCGTCAGGCCCACAATGGGCCAAGGAATGGTCGGATGTCTTGAGgagaagattaaggagatgtatagaaatgctagaatgaaaaacatgtatggcatacctgatcgaatcaagcaggctaggtgactgtcaccgcCCCGTTTAAAATGGGATGCTAATAagtcatcataatcataatcatcattattATCGTACCGTGCCACATGTAACGCGTTGTGAGATTCGCGTCGCATATCGTCAATACGTGCGCACTTCGCATTTCATTTGcgtattattacaccaggtgccACCCTATGTAGCAGCTGCATAGGCAGCAGTACAAGATAGTTGTTTCCTATCAAATATCTGGCTCCTACCCATTATGGGGCATTGACGGTGAAATGGATGGATTGTCTTAAGGAAGAAAAACaagattaaggagatgtgtacaagaatgctagaattAAAGCATGTATAGTATAGCTGATTAgatgaagcaggctaggtgactgcttGTCACCGCCTCGTCAAGGGGATGTCAatagatcatcatcagcagcagcagcatcttcAGCATCGAATCGTGTCACTTCTCACGCGatttgacatgcgcgccgcgtagcgtcgatacgtgcaaacattgcattgcatttgtgttgtattccaccaggtgtcccgacatgtagcgcATTGCATATAGCAGTTTTATGGGACAAGTAGTTGGACGTGGTTaactgaagcaggctaggtgattatttgtcGCCACTACGCTTCGAAtaggatgccaataaaccatcatcatcatcatcatcatcaacaacaacagcatCGTATTGTGTCATGGGTCAAGCGATGTGACATGTTAGCCGCGTAGCCTGGATACCTGCGTTTAcccttcggtacacgttatggcgtctcctcgcaaggtacgaacacCCGCTGAAGAActgaatcgtagagctacgcgcgcggccACAActaggggtgcgattttgtagaaatgccttttttcatgccaatgccttttcgcatgacgtcatcgattttggaaattgtggttacgtaggcacgacgtttcttggatcgtccaatcagaagctcccttcattggccggatgtttctttcgtgttctcttttctttttccggggctgtatagcaaattttttttgtaaaacggcacttaataaaagcggacttccatgctgcgtaaagcaaattcattttgttaccttacaacgcaaaagctgccgaagtccaaagaaatgcagacgcaagtgctctatttttgaagccgtagccacatagtagtcggatgtgcatccaatccatgccgttgagcgcacgcaaaatggcagcctctgtttacctgtgaacagctgacagcccctagcgtgtccGTCTGAACAGTTGACAGCCCCTTGCGTGTacgtaattgcggccccgcccccgtcagatacaggattgaggtgagtaactattgctcgtgtagtgcttgcattgtcgtgtagttttcgctgcatgtctgacgtgtgataatttcttctttaggaagggccaagaagaattatccgtagcccccgaggtcaaactttgcaacatagtggaagtaaagaaagccttgggagctatgaaagggggaaggcagctggggaggatcaggtaacagcagatttgttgaaggatggtgggcagattcttctagaggaactggccaccctgtatacgcaatgcctcaggacttcgagcgtaccggaatcttggaaaaacgctaacataatcctcatccataagaaaggggacgccaaagacttgaaaaattatagaccgatcagtttactgtccgttgcctacaaagtttttactaaggtaattgcaaatagaatcaggaacaccttcgacttccgtcaaccaaaagaccaggcaggattccgtaaaggctactcaacaatagaccatattcacacaatcaggtgatagaaaaatgtgcggaatataaccaacctttatatatagctttcattgattacgagaaagcgtttgattcagtcgaaacctcagcagtcatggaggcattgcggaatcagggtgtagacgagccgtatgtaacaatactgaaagatatctatagcggctccacagccaccgtagtccttcataaagaaagcaacaaaatcccaataaagaagggcgtcaggcagggagatacgatctctccgatgctattcacagggtgtttacaggaggcattcagagacctggattgggaagaattggggataagagttaatggagaataccttagtaacttgcgattcgctgatgatattgccttgcttagtaactcaggggaccaactgcaatgcatgctcactgacatggagaggcaaagccgaagggtgggtctaaaaattaatctgcagaaaactaaagtaatgtttaactgtctcggaagggaacagcagtttacaataggtagtgaggcactggaagtggtaagggaatacatctacttaggacaggtagtgactgcggatccggatcatgagactgaaataatcagaagaataagaatgggctgggttgcgtttggcaggcattctcagatcatgaacagcaggttgccattatccctcaagagaaaagtttataacagctgtgtcttaccagtactcacgtacggggcagaaacctggaggcttacgaaaagggttctacttaaattgaggacgacgcaacgagctatggaaagaagaatgataggtgtaacgttaagggataagaaaagagcagattgggtgagggaacaaacgcgagttaatgatatcttagttgaaatcaagaaaaagaaatgggcatgggcaggacacgcaatgaggagggaagataaccgatggtcattaagagttgcggaatggattccaagggaaggaaagcgtagtagatggaggcagaaagttaggtgggcggatgagatcaagaagtttgcagggacagcatggccacaattagtacatgaccggcgtagttgaagaagtatgggagaggcctttgccctgcagtgggcataaccaggctgatgatgatgatggatcgagaactgtcaaggcatttgcatagggcaccgccatgacataacgataaCTTCGTCAAAGTTAccgctgcatcggtaatacttcctgcactgatacgctccgagaaagaagctgttacaacattaaatgtgagttgtgacttcacctttttttacattagtggtataaaaaagcagaaataagtcgtagtgagccctttatgcaggcgcttagcttagacagaatgtttgcctctaaatttcttactgtgctgcgggccggctgaaattcccaagttgacaaggagaaaatggcagcaaaagggccgcgggtggcgatagagcaggcggctattctagtgcagttcatcgagcagcacccatacctggcgagagcttctacagagttctcgccacgtatgactgctgctcgaaaaaacgaactgtgggaggaggtggcggcggtccttaacgcacaggggccagccgtaaagaccaccagccgttggcgcaaccattgggccaagatggcccataaagcgaaaaaagaagcggccagggccgcgagcgagaagaggtcagcttctaatgatgctgacagtaacgtcgtttcacgttgtcgttgttgttgccgtgtttgcagggctactggaggtggcaaagtgggtaGCGTCGACagccgcgtcctcgacgtccttatgaggacaggaggggtccttgtttccccccctgagtTCTTcaccgatagcgaggtgcgtacattggatttaaaaaagtgttgtttgtgtgacctgctgtggcctcacaaattttcagcattacattgtaacacaatattgcaaaatgttTTAAGCCCTTtctttgtgcaagtgacaatacaggttatgtactctgagcagcaacttgtgtacatgatgcgcattgcacacactgcacgcaatgtctgaacactactctgactGCAGGACacaagttcagaggaagctgcagggcccagcggttcccgcagacatccaccagcgacaactgccttcgtggtgtcgggccctgcagctgttgctgggccaagtggccttacacgtaaggcagtgacctagcttttgtagtagcattgttgtttgcagttgctgtatgatcttgctatgaagtaaagtacgtcactgcGCTGTTATTAACTTTGTGTCCAGCATTCAGCTCTtattcatggaggagaaatgcaagactacaaatgacatgatgttgcaatagagattccttgtgcttcttataggttactgctaccagcaactttctgtggcatctctTGCTCTAACTACatgttttgtgtatcattattgtagctatgcagctataatgacatttcaaagtgactggttaggacaatcaatctgtgtaggtcggataacagtgaatgagcagtctttgcttttgccttgcatgaagagccgccggctaccccccaggtgctgcggcctaccccCCAGGTACCTCAGCCTACCACCCAGGTACCTcagcctaccacccaggtgccgcggcctaccacccaggtgccgcagccaaccccgcaggtaccgcagccaaccccgcaggtgccgcagtcaaccccgcaggtgccgcagtcaacccctcgagagccacgggcaccccgtagacagcccaggcagcaggaactcgATGGTGCCGTGGTGACTGCTACTGCCGaatacgttcgccagagccagttggcGGAAGCCAGAGCTCAAGAGGACGcccgcttccgccaacaactgctggagcaaagccggcaggtatgtgtaaggccacagatgtatatttttctgcgtatgaaattgatgagcatatgagctctttaaaaattatattaatcaatgaacaagcataacgtatacgtgtagtcctgtggtgatatcttgtacacattcgcgtgatataacatgtgtaaatatctacgcaattatgtggcaaaaagaaaaaagtggcgttaagttcaaggaagcaggtatagcaatataacacatcttaatggaatgcgacgaCACAAGTTTGATGGGtcagaaagatatttccagtgtttgaatatacaatgacaagacaatagctTGCGAAtgcggatgaatgcaacacacgaaggccttgttactgagcttctgtaattaaactaattacacatctttgctaacagcaccacgaggcccacatgcagagcctgcggcacctcggggaggaggtggcgggaatgcgggaagtgcagtcgcagcgcctcgaagtgcagcggcagcgcctcgaagtggcgcgtcggtcgaGCGAGACCAACGAactcctgcttcagctgctgctggctgcactggggcatggtggcagccaggcccctcccccctctccggCCCCACATAATTACAGGAagcaaaggtagcataggcaaggaatttgtaacttatcttaaaatttgctgatgtattaatgatatgaagggcaaatattg
Coding sequences within it:
- the LOC129384852 gene encoding uncharacterized protein, whose product is MAAKGPRVAIEQAAILVQFIEQHPYLARASTEFSPRMTAARKNELWEEVAAVLNAQGPAVKTTSRWRNHWAKMAHKAKKEAARAASEKRSASNDADSNVVSRCRCCCRVCRATGGGKVGSVDSRVLDVLMRTGGVLVSPPEFFTDSEDTSSEEAAGPSGSRRHPPATTAFVVSGPAAVAGPSGLTQPPATPQVLRPTPQVPQPTTQVPQPTTQVPRPTTQVPQPTPQVPQPTPQVPQSTPQVPQSTPREPRAPRRQPRQQELDGAVVTATAEYVRQSQLAEARAQEDARFRQQLLEQSRQHHEAHMQSLRHLGEEVAGMREVQSQRLEVQRQRLEVARRSSETNELLLQLLLAALGHGGSQAPPPSPAPHNYRKQR